Sequence from the Streptomyces sp. R33 genome:
GCGATGGTGTTCAGCTGGGTGAGGTGGGCCTGGACGTTGGCCACGTTGATGTTCGGCGGGTCGGTCCCGGGCTGGGTGCTGCCGACGTTGAGGGCGTAGTCGACGGTGTGCGCGAGGCTCGGTCCCTGGCCCTTGACCGTGACGGTGGAGGCCCCCGGCGCCGCGTTGGACGTGGCGGAGAGGGTCAGCGTCGAGGACTGGCCGGACTGCACGGTGGCCGGGTTGAAGGACGCGGTCACTCCGGACGGCAGTCCGGTGGCCGTGAGGGTCACCTGCTGCGCCTGTCCGGTGGTGGTGTTGGTGGTCACGGTGGTGGTGACCGAGGCGCCCTGCTGGACGGTGCCCGACGCCGGGTTCAGCGCCATCGAGAAGTCGTCGTTCTGGCCGCTCGGGGTACAGGTCGGGTCGCCGGACTGGGCGGGCACGCTGATCGCGTCCCAGGCGGCCTTGGTCCTGGTGAACAGGTTGCAGGTCGTCGGGTCGAGCGACTTGGCGGAGCTGAGGGTCGCCGTCCGGTACTTCTTGTAGGACATGCTGCTGGTCTTGAGGAGCATGCCGCCGTAGAAGATCTTACCGGCGTTCTGCACGCCCACGCCGGTGACCGTGGACTGGTTGCAGGTGGGGCTGTTCGGCTTGCCGCCGCCCGGGCTGCTGCCCTCGGCCAGCAGGTAGAACCAGTGGTTCAGCGGACCCGCGGCCTTGTGCACCTCGGTGCCGGGTATCGCGGAGCTGTAGCAGGCCGGGTCGTTGTTGACGGCCGGCGGGTTGTACATGTTCCGGATCGGCCCGTTGCCCTGGAGGTTGATCATCTCGCCGACGGTGTAGTCCGGAGTGTCGTACGGGGCCGGCTCGTTGGCGTACGCCTCGGTCAGCGCGCCGAAGATGTCGCCGGTGGCCTCGCCGAGCCCGGACTCCTGGCCGCTGGTGCCGCCGGGGGTGTTGGAGTCGATGGCGTGCCCGTACTCGTGGCCCACCACGTCGATCCCGGCGATCCACTCGTTGGCGCTGTTGCGCCCGATGGTGACCGAGCTGCCGTCCCAGTAGGCGTTGAGGTCGCTCAGGCCCACCTTGCCCGGGAAGCTGCTGCCGTTGCCGTTGACGCCGTTGCGGCCCAGCCACTGGCTCAGCATGTCCCACTGCTTCTGGGCGGCGAACATGAGGTCCGTACAGCCGGTTTCCTTGGACGTCGCGTTGCCCGTGCCCCAGGAGTCCGAGGACTTCGTGAACACGGTGCCGGTGCTGTAGTCCGCGCAGCTCAACCCGGGCCGGTTCGGGTCGCGCAGCGAGTACGAGCCGCCCGAGGCGGTGGTGGAGATGGTGAGCGGGTTCGGACCGTTCCACTTGCTGGTGCCGCTGCCGGCCACGACCTCGTCGTGGCGGTCGACGACCTTGCCGGTGCGGGCGTCGACGAAGACGTGCAGTTTGCTGGGCGCGGTCCTGGTGTTGCCGGAGAGGACGGTCTCCCAGGCCAGGACCGGCTTGTCGTCCTTGATCTTGACGACGAGCCGGCTGCCCTGCACCTTGTCGACCTTCGCCAGCTCGGCGCGCGAGGTGGCCTCGGCCGACTTCGCGGTGACGGAGGGGGTGGTCGCCACGTCGATCACGGTGGAGGTGGCCGACTGGAGGGCGCGGACGTGCCCTTCGCCGTCGGCGAGGACGACCGCGTCGCCGCCGACGACCGGCAGGCCGCGGTAGCTGCGCTCGTAGGAGACGGAGTACAGGTCCTGTACCCAGGGGGTGACCAGGCGCCGTTCGTACTGCTGCTGGGGTGAGTTGACCAGGGTGTCGAGACCGCTGCGGACCGCCGCGTCGGCGGCGGCGACCGCGCGCTCGGCGGACTTGGCCTGCGGGGAGGGTGCGGACTGGGCCTGTGCCGAGGCCGATGCTGCGGTGGCCAGCGTGCCGGCGAGGCTCGCGGTCAGCGCCATGGC
This genomic interval carries:
- a CDS encoding M28 family peptidase, encoding MASVAAMALTASLAGTLATAASASAQAQSAPSPQAKSAERAVAAADAAVRSGLDTLVNSPQQQYERRLVTPWVQDLYSVSYERSYRGLPVVGGDAVVLADGEGHVRALQSATSTVIDVATTPSVTAKSAEATSRAELAKVDKVQGSRLVVKIKDDKPVLAWETVLSGNTRTAPSKLHVFVDARTGKVVDRHDEVVAGSGTSKWNGPNPLTISTTASGGSYSLRDPNRPGLSCADYSTGTVFTKSSDSWGTGNATSKETGCTDLMFAAQKQWDMLSQWLGRNGVNGNGSSFPGKVGLSDLNAYWDGSSVTIGRNSANEWIAGIDVVGHEYGHAIDSNTPGGTSGQESGLGEATGDIFGALTEAYANEPAPYDTPDYTVGEMINLQGNGPIRNMYNPPAVNNDPACYSSAIPGTEVHKAAGPLNHWFYLLAEGSSPGGGKPNSPTCNQSTVTGVGVQNAGKIFYGGMLLKTSSMSYKKYRTATLSSAKSLDPTTCNLFTRTKAAWDAISVPAQSGDPTCTPSGQNDDFSMALNPASGTVQQGASVTTTVTTNTTTGQAQQVTLTATGLPSGVTASFNPATVQSGQSSTLTLSATSNAAPGASTVTVKGQGPSLAHTVDYALNVGSTQPGTDPPNINVANVQAHLTQLNTIASQNGGNRRAGSAGYTQSVAYIKGKLQAAGFTVTEQNCTSCTYPSNNLIADWPGGPADQTVMFGSHLDSVSAGPGINDNGSGSATLLENALVLAQKNPTMTKHVRFAWWTDEEQGLNGSEFYVGRLSSAEKAAIKGYYNFDMVGSPNGGYFINNVNSTTAAPLKAYWTSLNLAPEENTEGQGRSDDYSFQQGGIPTSGYAAGASARKTSAQASKWGGTANAAYDSCYHSSCDTTGNINATVLDRSADGVAYAIWKQAVGGDTPAQDFSISTSPAAGSADPGTSVTSTVNTATVSGSPQTLALSVSGAPSGVTATLSPTSVQSGSSSTLTVQIGAGTAQGTYTLTVTGTGTVAHSTTYTLTVGGGGTCTPKQVVVNGGFESGSSPWTATAGVITNQSGQVSHSGSYMAWLTGYGTSHTDSASQSLSLPAGCATARLAFYLHIDTDEDENVAYDRFTVSVGGQTLETLSNLDAAPGYVLKSYDVSRFAGQTVTLKFQGVEDQSLQTSFVVDDVTLQAS